Within the Gigantopelta aegis isolate Gae_Host chromosome 8, Gae_host_genome, whole genome shotgun sequence genome, the region CCATGtgagctttgttttgtttaacaacaccacaagagcaaattaatttattaatcatcgggtactggatgtgaaacaagtcttagagaggaaacccgctacatttttccattagtagcatgggatcttttatatgcaccatcccacagacaggatagcacatgccatggcttttgatataccagttgtggtgcactggttggaaggagaaatagcccaaagggggatcgatcccagaccgactgcgcatcagacaAGCGTATTACCACTGGGGTATGTCACACCCAGTCTTTTGGATGTCCACTCACCTGCAGGTACAGAAGTAGAGGTGTCCATCATTTGCCAACTGACTAGCTAGCTCGGTCTGGTGATTTCCCATCAACTCTTCATTGATAACCACAACCAAATGTTTGCCGGCCCCAAGAGCATCAAGTATACTGCCAGCACCTACAAGTAATGCCATAAAAAATAGTTGGTTTCATTGAACTTGACCATAACTAGACAAAAGGGCCGACCCTAATTTTCTTTATGCCCAATGTTTTTAACcctgatttttaaaacttaatatgcAGGTATAAAgactatatacagtatataaaacattatatctgAAGTTTTAGTAGGGAAATTGGTatacccccccacacacacaccccccacccccacccccccccccaaaaaacacaaaaaaaaccaccaacCTTCAGCCAACCTTCCGTCAACATGCACTTAGTAATAATCATACAAAAACTTTACCtttatatagaaaaaaaaattggattgATGTGAAGTGGCTGATTTCAGAAAAGCATGGTGTCATTTACTAGCcattaaaatataatggaatattatacaaaataatatcaCAAGACTAACAAAAGCTTCTGTGTCTTCTTCTTACCtgacaataattaatttatcataGGCCTGGTttgccagaatttttttttaataataaatgttattgtcCAAAGACCTTTCGCAATTTTCAACAAGTAGTgcttttatgttattttgttgtttcaaCATATGGTCACAGGCAAAACAGTAATCAGTGAACATTACAGTCTCAAGATTGCAGTACTGACTTGACAAGGATTTTACATGTTGGGTTAGTAGCACCAACTATTCTCTTCTGGTCTGGTTAGACCAGACAAAAACAATTCATTAACTGTTCTTTACTGATTTAATGTTTTTACTACCATAACAAGTCATGCCTTTAATCTTCAGTGTACAGTTTGGCATTATGCGATAAAATATGGCAAGTCTATCGTGAAAACATTTCtaagcattttatttttattttattttataatttaaattaattttttgttaatttttactttGATCTCTCTAATGATGCCTATTCATCATTAATTCTCCCATGGTGTTAGCCACGTTTGACAAGACACAATTTTGGAGGCCATAATTTTCAAGCTGATTAAGTTTGAGATACCAAACAAATGCttgtaaacatgtttacattGAAACAAGTTCGAAACCCACTTTTTTCTTCGAGATAGCGTGATGTTTCAGAAAATGGAGTATGACAAAGAGAGTTTACTTTATGGACCAGCAATTACCTGCATGTGAGATGACAAGGTCAGCTGATTGTATATCATCTTGAATAGAATTCttcaaatgaaaacatttcacaGAAAAGTCTTCATTTTCCAATGCATCTGGTTCATAGTCTCCATTCCCAATTTGTAGAACAAGTTTATTATATCCTAAAGATTTCAAAAGCTGCAAAAAGGAAAGAATAAACCATGATATACGAGTCCTTCTTTGAAAATGGTATCTTTTTGAACCCCAGACACTCGACAGTTAAATGTATACACAATTAATTATACAGTAATTTTGTGTTCCCACTCCTTCCTCCTAATTGAAAAAAggcaagagttccgatcgttccagcattcagttcattcaagcttagggttagggttagggttagtgatagtacatgtattagcatacatgctggaacgttcggaactCTTTTCtatttaataaaccaatgtgttctggtggtgttgttaaaaaaaagttaaatgttttattcagcCGTATCAAATAGTACATACAACGTCTCATGTCATAAAATTCCGGTACTCGGTAAAATAGACATTTCTTTCACTTAAAAGCCTAAATGTAGAGAAATCGATATGATGTGGGCATcgatattaagttttaaaagaagaCTAATTTACTATACCTGACAACATGACTTAGAAGTGGCTGTCTTAATTAAAGAATCGAATTTAGTTGTCCCTACTGTTACGAAGACCAGACGTTCACCACGATTGGACATAGTAAAATAGA harbors:
- the LOC121378410 gene encoding UDP-N-acetylglucosamine transferase subunit ALG13 homolog; amino-acid sequence: MSNRGERLVFVTVGTTKFDSLIKTATSKSCCQLLKSLGYNKLVLQIGNGDYEPDALENEDFSVKCFHLKNSIQDDIQSADLVISHAGAGSILDALGAGKHLVVVINEELMGNHQTELASQLANDGHLYFCTCSTLENTLKTADFSILKPYAPGKPEKFASFLDQVMGYA